From a single Peromyscus maniculatus bairdii isolate BWxNUB_F1_BW_parent chromosome 4, HU_Pman_BW_mat_3.1, whole genome shotgun sequence genomic region:
- the Dnajc5 gene encoding dnaJ homolog subfamily C member 5: MADQRQRSLSTSGESLYHVLGLDKNATSDDIKKSYRKLALKYHPDKNPDNPEAADKFKEINNAHAILTDATKRNIYDKYGSLGLYVAEQFGEENVNTYFVLSSWWAKALFVVCGLLTCCYCCCCLCCCFNCCCGKCKPKAPEGEETEFYVSPEDLEAQLQSDEREATDTPIVIQPASATETTQLTADSHPSYHTDGFN; the protein is encoded by the exons ATGGCTGACCAGAGGCAGCGCTCACTCTCTACCTCCGGGGAATCATTATATCATGTTCTTGGGCTGGACAAGAATGCAACCTCGGATGACATTAAAAAGTCCTATCG GAAGCTGGCCCTGAAATATCACCCTGACAAGAACCCTGATAACCCAGAAGCTGCAGACAAGTTTAAGGAGATTAACAACGCCCACGCCATCCTGACAGATGCCACGAAAAGAAACATTTATGACAAGTACGGCTCGTTGGGGCTCTATGTGGCCGagcaatttggggaggagaaCGTCAACACCTACTTCGTACTCTCCAGCTGGTGGGCCAAG GCCCTGTTCGTTGTCTGTGGCCTCCTCacctgctgctactgctgctgctgtttgtgcTGTTGCTTTAACTGCTGCTGTGGGAAGTGCAAGCCCAAGGCACCTGAGGGTGAAGAGACAGAATTCTACGTATCGCCTGAAGACCTGGAGGCACAGCTGCAGTCTGATGAGAGGG AGGCTACAGACACACCGATCGTCATACAGCCAGCATCTGCCACAGAAACCACCCAGCTGACGGCTGACTCCCACCCCAGCTACCACACCGACGGGTTCAACTAA